A genomic region of Halobacteriovorax sp. JY17 contains the following coding sequences:
- the rplJ gene encoding 50S ribosomal protein L10, translated as MLTREEKGVIIDSLKSDIENAKGIFLTNVIGMTSNDGVALRKEIREANGKLVVTRNTLFGLASKGTGAEEMLANLKGPQAVAFAFEDAPGVAKALKEAGKKHEMVELRGGLLDGKILSVQEVQALADLPSLDEMLGTLLATFNAPISALARVLFAVQEQKESGAEPAPVEAAAEEAPAVEEPATEE; from the coding sequence ATGTTAACCAGAGAAGAAAAAGGCGTCATTATCGACTCGCTTAAAAGCGATATCGAAAATGCGAAGGGTATTTTTCTTACAAACGTTATCGGGATGACTTCGAACGATGGTGTAGCTCTAAGAAAAGAAATTAGAGAAGCCAACGGGAAGCTAGTGGTAACTAGAAATACTCTTTTTGGACTTGCGTCTAAAGGTACGGGAGCAGAAGAAATGCTTGCAAACCTTAAAGGTCCACAAGCGGTAGCATTTGCATTTGAAGATGCTCCGGGTGTTGCGAAGGCTCTTAAAGAAGCTGGAAAGAAACACGAAATGGTAGAACTTAGAGGTGGTCTACTTGATGGAAAGATTCTTTCTGTTCAAGAAGTACAAGCTCTTGCTGATTTACCATCACTTGACGAAATGTTAGGTACATTACTTGCTACTTTCAATGCTCCAATTTCAGCATTAGCCAGAGTGCTATTTGCTGTTCAAGAGCAGAAAGAATCAGGTGCAGAACCTGCTCCAGTTGAAGCGGCTGCTGAAGAAGCGCCAGCGGTTGAAGAACCAGCAACTGAAGAGTAG
- the rplA gene encoding 50S ribosomal protein L1, whose amino-acid sequence MAKTKSKKYLEAAAKVDSTKLYSFEEAINLAKETSYVTFDATVDVAFNLGVDPRHADQMIRGALALPAGTGKDVRVCVITSGDKIKAAEEAGADFAGGDDIVQKIAGGWLDFDRVIASPDMMGKLGRIGRVLGPRGLMPNPKLGTVTPDVAKAVAEQKAGKVEYRTEKNGIIHVPVGKVSFEPAKLRQNIDAVVTAIIKAKPSTAKGTYLKTLTFSTTMGPGIKVDTLEALSVAK is encoded by the coding sequence ATGGCTAAGACAAAGTCAAAAAAGTATTTAGAAGCTGCAGCGAAAGTTGACAGTACAAAATTATATTCATTCGAAGAAGCGATCAATCTTGCTAAAGAAACTAGCTATGTTACTTTTGATGCAACTGTTGACGTAGCTTTTAATCTTGGTGTTGATCCAAGACATGCTGATCAGATGATTCGTGGGGCATTAGCTCTTCCAGCTGGTACAGGTAAAGACGTAAGAGTTTGTGTTATTACTTCTGGAGATAAAATCAAAGCAGCTGAAGAAGCTGGTGCAGATTTCGCCGGTGGTGATGATATCGTTCAAAAGATTGCTGGTGGATGGTTAGATTTCGATAGAGTTATCGCTTCTCCAGACATGATGGGTAAACTAGGTAGAATCGGTAGAGTTTTAGGGCCAAGAGGTCTTATGCCTAACCCGAAACTTGGAACAGTTACTCCTGATGTTGCTAAAGCAGTTGCTGAGCAAAAAGCTGGTAAGGTTGAATACCGTACTGAGAAGAATGGTATTATTCACGTTCCTGTTGGGAAAGTGTCTTTTGAGCCTGCAAAGCTTAGACAAAATATTGATGCTGTTGTAACAGCTATCATTAAGGCTAAGCCTTCTACGGCCAAGGGTACGTACTTAAAGACATTAACTTTCAGTACAACAATGGGTCCAGGAATTAAAGTAGATACATTAGAAGCGCTAAGCGTAGCTAAATAA
- the rplL gene encoding 50S ribosomal protein L7/L12 has translation MSITNEQLIDHISAMSVLDVANLVKELEEKFGVSAAPVAVAGAAAGAAVEEQTEFTVMLTEAGAKKINVIKEVRGITGLGLKEAKELVESAPKAIKEGIEKAEAEEIKAKLEAAGAKAELK, from the coding sequence ATGTCAATTACAAACGAACAACTTATCGATCATATCTCTGCAATGTCTGTTTTAGACGTGGCTAACCTAGTTAAAGAACTAGAAGAAAAATTTGGTGTATCAGCGGCTCCTGTAGCTGTAGCTGGTGCTGCTGCTGGTGCAGCTGTTGAAGAGCAAACTGAATTTACTGTTATGCTAACTGAAGCAGGAGCTAAGAAGATCAACGTAATTAAAGAAGTTAGAGGAATTACTGGACTTGGACTTAAGGAAGCAAAAGAACTTGTTGAAAGTGCTCCAAAAGCAATCAAAGAAGGTATTGAAAAAGCTGAAGCAGAAGAAATCAAGGCGAAACTTGAAGCTGCTGGAGCAAAAGCTGAGCTTAAGTAA
- the rplK gene encoding 50S ribosomal protein L11, giving the protein MAKKITGFIKLQIEAGKANPSPPIGPALGQKGVNIMEFCKAFNAKTQKENGTVLPTIITVYSDRSFSFVTKTPPASYLLKTKLKLKRGSQKPGTEVAGSVPKKIVEEIVETKRPDLTAASQEAAERTIEGSIRAMGLKLDY; this is encoded by the coding sequence ATGGCAAAAAAGATTACAGGTTTCATTAAATTACAAATTGAAGCCGGAAAAGCAAACCCTTCACCTCCAATTGGACCAGCACTTGGTCAAAAGGGTGTGAACATTATGGAATTTTGTAAAGCTTTCAATGCGAAGACGCAAAAAGAAAACGGAACAGTACTTCCAACAATTATTACAGTTTATTCTGACAGATCATTTTCATTTGTTACGAAGACGCCACCAGCTTCTTACTTACTTAAGACAAAACTTAAGTTAAAAAGAGGATCCCAGAAACCAGGTACAGAAGTAGCAGGTTCAGTTCCTAAGAAGATTGTTGAAGAAATAGTTGAAACTAAGAGACCGGATCTAACTGCAGCATCACAAGAGGCAGCAGAGAGAACAATTGAAGGTTCTATTAGAGCAATGGGATTAAAGTTAGACTATTAA
- the rpoC gene encoding DNA-directed RNA polymerase subunit beta', which produces MKDLLNFFDKPKDPISVEAVSVKMASPDTIREWSFGEVKKPETINYRTFKPERDGLFCAKIFGPVKDYECICGKYKRMKHRGVVCEKCGVEVTLSKVRRERCGHIELAAPVAHIWFLRSLPSRLGALLSLTLKELEKVLYYEAYIVTSSATDGQDGGLEIGRVITEQQYFELKEQGIEFEAGMGGEIVKDMLRKIDLDLDNKELRRGLKAATTEMARTKIVKRLKVVESILKSENKPEWFMMDVVPVLPPDLRPLVPLEAGRFATSDLNDLYRRVINRNNRLKRLKELNAPEIIIRNEKRMLQEAVDALFDNGRRGKVFTGANKRPLRSLSDMLKGKQGRFRQNLLGKRVDYSGRSVIVVGPTLRLHQCGLPKLMALELFKPFIYNKLIELGHCTTIKVAKKMVDQQKEEVWNILEQVVQEHPVLLNRAPTLHRLGIQAFEPTLIEGKAIQLHPLVCTAFNADFDGDQMAVHVPLSLEAQIECRILAMSTNNILSPKDGAPIIVPSQDIVLGLYYMTRIRPYARGYGKVFASKEEAQFAYHSGNLHLQAPVKVRVEGTLIETTVGRTFVYDAIPSCLKYSDINKILGKKELGALIDKAYRVGSEKETVLLADSLMRLGYFQATKAGISINVHDMTIPEEKVNILDEAYAEVAKITEEYNEGSITNGERYNKIVDVWAQTGEHLTQVMLERISIDTFSSDIEGEEDIQAPSFNSLYMMANSGARGSAAQMRQLAAMRGLMAKPSGEIIETPITSNFREGLSVLEYFSSTHGARKGLADTALKTANSGYLTRRLVDVAQDGIIRNEDCGTQDGITLTSTIEAGEIVEHVAERAMGRVTAAPIVDGEAKEIFPRNYLLTEKDMEQLKERDVDQIKVRSVLTCKERHGFCVSCFGRDLARGTRVSIGEAVGVIAAQSIGEPGTQLTMRTFHVGGTATAGAQVNKTQIRTAGDLSYENVSVETKADGTMIVMNKIGELIIKDARGAEKERYPAVYGAKIFFKEGDAVNVGDTVIEWDPFAIPVLTEVKGTVKYEDIIAGATINEQTDAVTGLTQKVVVESKDPSLQPRLSIVDENGNPIVVPGTKRHATYRLQVGANIMVNEGDQVGAADALSKLSRETTKTKDITGGLPRVAELFEARKPSNAAQISDVSGTIEFGPELRGNRRIIVRPEDGSEPVTYSVPKGRYVIVNEGDYIRAGEPIMDGPSNPHDILRVMGIKALARYIVDEIQEVYRLQGVKIDDKHIEVIVSQMLKKIEVLNAGDTNFVIGDSVTKGEFQEVNEQMIADGYEPAQGRPMLLGITKASLTTDSFISAASFQETTKVLTQATLEGKSDSLRGLKENVIMGRLIPAGSGISKYRDFEAVVEEEETEKVEESVTLMV; this is translated from the coding sequence ATGAAAGACTTATTGAACTTTTTTGATAAACCAAAAGATCCGATTAGTGTAGAAGCTGTTTCAGTAAAAATGGCATCTCCTGATACTATTCGTGAGTGGTCATTTGGTGAAGTTAAAAAGCCTGAAACAATTAACTACAGAACTTTTAAACCAGAAAGAGATGGTCTATTTTGCGCCAAGATTTTTGGGCCAGTAAAAGATTACGAATGTATCTGTGGTAAATATAAGAGAATGAAGCACAGAGGTGTTGTGTGTGAAAAGTGTGGTGTTGAAGTTACACTTTCTAAAGTAAGAAGAGAGAGATGTGGACATATTGAGCTTGCTGCTCCAGTTGCACATATCTGGTTCCTACGTTCACTACCTTCACGTTTAGGAGCACTTTTAAGCCTGACTCTTAAAGAGCTTGAAAAAGTTCTTTACTACGAAGCTTACATCGTTACTTCGTCAGCTACTGACGGACAAGATGGTGGTTTAGAAATCGGTAGAGTAATCACTGAGCAACAATACTTTGAGCTTAAAGAGCAAGGTATTGAATTCGAAGCCGGAATGGGCGGAGAAATTGTAAAAGATATGCTTAGAAAAATCGATCTTGACCTTGATAATAAAGAGTTAAGAAGAGGTTTAAAAGCTGCTACAACAGAAATGGCCAGAACTAAGATTGTTAAAAGACTTAAAGTTGTTGAATCAATTTTAAAATCTGAAAACAAGCCTGAGTGGTTCATGATGGATGTTGTTCCAGTTCTTCCACCAGATTTAAGACCATTAGTTCCTCTTGAAGCAGGTCGTTTTGCGACTTCAGATCTTAACGATCTTTATAGAAGAGTAATTAACAGAAATAATCGTCTTAAGAGACTTAAAGAACTTAATGCTCCAGAAATCATTATCAGAAACGAAAAGAGAATGCTTCAAGAAGCAGTCGATGCTCTATTTGATAACGGTAGAAGAGGAAAAGTTTTTACAGGAGCTAACAAGCGTCCATTAAGATCTCTTTCAGATATGCTTAAAGGTAAGCAAGGTCGTTTTAGACAAAACCTTCTTGGTAAACGTGTTGATTATTCAGGACGTTCTGTAATCGTTGTTGGTCCAACACTAAGATTACACCAGTGTGGTTTACCTAAGTTAATGGCCCTTGAGCTTTTCAAGCCGTTTATTTACAACAAACTAATTGAGCTTGGTCACTGTACAACTATTAAAGTTGCAAAGAAAATGGTTGATCAACAAAAAGAAGAAGTTTGGAATATTCTTGAGCAAGTAGTTCAGGAGCATCCAGTACTTCTAAACCGTGCACCTACTCTTCACAGACTTGGTATTCAAGCATTTGAACCAACTCTTATTGAAGGTAAAGCTATCCAACTTCACCCACTTGTTTGTACGGCATTTAACGCCGACTTCGACGGTGACCAGATGGCCGTTCACGTACCTCTATCACTTGAAGCTCAAATCGAGTGTAGAATTCTTGCAATGTCGACGAACAACATTCTTTCTCCGAAAGATGGTGCACCAATTATCGTTCCTTCACAGGATATCGTTCTTGGTCTTTACTACATGACTAGAATTCGTCCATACGCTAGAGGATATGGAAAAGTATTTGCTTCTAAAGAAGAAGCACAATTCGCTTACCACTCTGGAAACCTTCACCTTCAAGCTCCTGTTAAAGTAAGAGTTGAAGGTACGTTGATTGAAACTACAGTTGGTAGAACATTTGTTTATGATGCGATTCCATCTTGTCTTAAGTATTCAGATATCAACAAGATTCTTGGTAAGAAAGAACTTGGTGCACTTATCGATAAAGCATATAGAGTTGGGTCTGAAAAAGAGACTGTTCTTCTTGCTGATTCTTTAATGAGACTAGGTTACTTCCAGGCAACAAAAGCTGGTATCTCAATTAACGTTCACGATATGACTATTCCAGAAGAAAAAGTAAATATTCTAGATGAAGCATATGCTGAAGTTGCAAAGATCACTGAAGAATATAACGAAGGTTCTATTACTAACGGTGAAAGATACAACAAGATCGTTGATGTTTGGGCACAAACTGGTGAGCACTTAACACAAGTAATGCTCGAGAGAATTTCAATTGATACTTTCTCAAGTGATATTGAAGGTGAAGAAGACATTCAAGCTCCTTCGTTTAACTCTCTTTATATGATGGCAAACTCTGGAGCAAGGGGTTCTGCTGCTCAGATGAGACAGCTTGCGGCCATGCGTGGTCTTATGGCTAAACCATCTGGTGAAATTATTGAAACACCAATTACTTCGAACTTCCGTGAAGGTCTTTCAGTTCTTGAGTACTTCTCTTCTACGCACGGTGCACGTAAAGGTCTTGCCGATACTGCACTTAAAACAGCAAACTCTGGTTATTTAACGAGAAGACTTGTTGACGTTGCTCAAGATGGGATTATCAGAAACGAAGATTGTGGAACTCAAGATGGTATTACTCTAACTTCAACAATTGAAGCAGGAGAGATCGTTGAGCACGTTGCTGAAAGAGCAATGGGTAGAGTAACTGCAGCTCCTATCGTTGATGGTGAAGCTAAAGAAATCTTCCCAAGAAATTATCTTCTTACTGAAAAAGATATGGAGCAACTTAAAGAGCGTGATGTGGATCAGATCAAAGTTAGATCAGTTCTAACTTGTAAAGAAAGACATGGTTTCTGTGTAAGTTGTTTTGGACGTGACCTTGCAAGAGGAACCAGAGTTTCTATTGGTGAAGCTGTAGGTGTTATCGCGGCTCAGTCAATTGGTGAACCTGGTACTCAGCTTACGATGCGTACATTCCACGTTGGTGGTACTGCAACTGCTGGTGCTCAAGTTAATAAGACTCAGATTAGAACGGCCGGTGATCTTTCGTATGAAAACGTAAGTGTTGAAACGAAAGCTGATGGAACGATGATTGTTATGAACAAGATCGGGGAACTTATCATTAAAGATGCTCGTGGAGCAGAAAAAGAAAGATACCCTGCAGTTTACGGTGCAAAAATCTTCTTTAAAGAAGGTGATGCAGTAAACGTTGGTGATACAGTTATTGAATGGGACCCGTTTGCGATTCCAGTTCTTACAGAAGTTAAAGGTACAGTTAAGTACGAAGATATTATTGCTGGTGCAACGATCAATGAACAAACAGATGCAGTTACAGGGTTAACTCAGAAAGTTGTTGTTGAATCTAAGGATCCATCTCTACAACCTAGACTTTCTATTGTTGATGAGAACGGAAATCCAATAGTTGTTCCAGGTACTAAGAGACATGCAACTTACCGTCTACAAGTTGGTGCCAACATTATGGTTAATGAAGGTGATCAAGTTGGAGCGGCAGATGCGCTTTCTAAACTATCTCGTGAAACAACTAAGACAAAAGATATTACCGGTGGTCTTCCAAGAGTTGCAGAACTTTTCGAAGCAAGAAAGCCATCTAATGCTGCACAAATTTCAGACGTTTCAGGAACGATTGAATTTGGTCCAGAATTAAGAGGTAATAGAAGAATTATCGTTAGACCAGAAGACGGAAGTGAGCCTGTAACTTACTCTGTTCCAAAAGGTCGTTATGTGATTGTAAATGAAGGCGATTATATCCGTGCCGGTGAGCCGATTATGGATGGTCCTTCAAATCCACACGATATTCTAAGAGTTATGGGTATCAAAGCTCTTGCTCGTTACATTGTTGACGAGATCCAAGAGGTTTACCGTCTTCAGGGTGTTAAGATTGATGATAAGCATATTGAGGTAATTGTTTCTCAAATGCTTAAGAAAATCGAAGTTCTGAATGCTGGAGATACAAACTTTGTTATTGGAGACTCAGTTACTAAAGGTGAGTTCCAAGAAGTTAATGAGCAAATGATTGCAGATGGTTACGAGCCAGCTCAAGGTAGACCAATGTTACTTGGTATTACTAAAGCGTCTTTAACGACTGACTCATTTATCTCAGCCGCTTCTTTCCAGGAAACGACGAAGGTTCTTACTCAGGCAACGCTTGAAGGGAAGTCAGATTCTCTGCGTGGACTGAAAGAGAACGTAATTATGGGTAGATTGATTCCTGCTGGATCAGGTATTTCAAAATATCGCGACTTTGAAGCGGTAGTTGAAGAAGAAGAAACTGAAAAAGTAGAAGAATCTGTTACATTAATGGTATAA
- the rpoB gene encoding DNA-directed RNA polymerase subunit beta: MTEVFKPNEWYRKSFSTAPTVLETPPLMNLQLKSFEEFLQKDVPPAQRKMVGLQHVFHSVFPIHDFNKTVSLEFVSYTLEEPKYSVKECRQRGLSYEAPLKVVVRLVFYEVNVDKDGNEQRTVSSIKEQEVYLGNIPLMAETGSFVYNGTERVIVSQLHRSPGIIFEHDSGKKHSSGKLLYSARIIPHRGSWLDFEFDHKNVLFARIDRKRKLHATVVLKAMGYTTTDLLEMFYEMETLHINKDTTFSRELDFSLMIGTRAYNDILDPKTGKALVKKGKKFTKASVKKLNEVGVTQISAELEEVIGKVAAEDIFDENTGEVLCLANEAISEVKIQEFITAGITSVKVIYIDMINFGDQVRNTLLLDKTDSRETALTKIFERLRPGEPPTVEAAELLFNNLFFNDEKYDLSKVGRMKINYKFGLSVPVENTVLTKDDIIMTAKYLVELNNGKGKVDDIDHLGNRRVRAVGELLENQFRVGLVRMERAVKERMAIQEIETMMPYDLVNQKPVSASVKEFFGSSQLSQFMDQTNPLSEVTHKRRLSALGPGGLTRERAGFEVRDVHSTHYGRMCPVETPEGPNIGLITSLATYARVSEYGFIETPYQTVNEDLSLGAAKYFTAFEEEGKVIAQIDNNHIVDGKVDGEHVPSRAAGEFTLVPNDQVELMDVSPQQMISIATSLIPFLEHDDANRALMGSNMMRQAVPVVRTDAPIVGTGIESTVARDSGAILFAKHSGRVIFVDSNRIVIQRNKFDEGQSGVDIYKLVKYQRTNQNTCNNQKALVKEGDVVSKGMVIADGPGTHLGDLALGQNVLVAFMPWGGYNYEDSILINERLLARDVFTSVHIESYEVEARDTKLGKEEITRDIPNVSEEALKDLDEAGIIRVGAIIKPGDILVGKITPKGETQLSPEEKLLKAIFGDKAGDVKDTSLRAPSSVRGTVIDAKVYTREGVELCARSKEIIEQETTLIRRDERIEIKAIQTSSILKIAEMLKGTKTTDRLVSEDGSTELLPKGAELTGEVLASVPFELIGYLPLEPALEERLSEYFADVRNRVNRVRQKANDEIAKHHRGDELPPGVIKKVTIYVAIKRKLQPGDKMAGRHGNKGVISNVLPQEDMPFLADGTPVEIVLNPLGVPSRMNIGQLLELHLGWAGRGLGEKMKALIEDQVAMAEIKDYIYKIYETEDVKNWLKKATDKEVRAVADQLATGVRFSTSAFDGAKEEKIRDMLALGDLERNGKTTLFDGMTGDAFAEDVTVGAMYMLKLHHLVDEKLHARSTGPYSLVTQQPLGGKAQFGGQRLGEMEVWALEAYGAAYTLQEFLTVKSDDVIGRTRMYESIVKGEQVLEPGLPESFNVLIRELQALCLDVKLDESTEEEFFN; the protein is encoded by the coding sequence ATGACTGAGGTTTTTAAGCCGAATGAATGGTATCGAAAGAGTTTTTCTACAGCTCCAACGGTACTTGAGACACCACCACTCATGAATCTTCAGTTGAAATCTTTCGAAGAATTTCTGCAAAAAGATGTGCCACCGGCGCAGAGAAAAATGGTTGGTTTACAACATGTATTCCACTCTGTTTTTCCAATTCACGATTTCAACAAAACAGTTTCATTAGAATTTGTAAGTTATACATTGGAAGAGCCAAAGTACTCTGTGAAAGAGTGTAGACAAAGAGGCCTTTCTTACGAAGCTCCACTTAAAGTGGTTGTTCGTCTTGTTTTCTACGAAGTAAACGTAGATAAAGATGGGAACGAGCAAAGAACAGTATCATCGATTAAAGAGCAGGAAGTTTACCTCGGTAATATTCCTCTTATGGCCGAGACTGGTTCTTTCGTATACAACGGAACTGAGAGAGTTATTGTTTCTCAGCTTCACAGATCTCCAGGGATTATTTTCGAGCACGATTCAGGTAAGAAGCACTCAAGTGGTAAATTACTTTATTCTGCTAGAATTATTCCACATAGAGGTTCTTGGTTAGACTTCGAGTTTGATCACAAGAATGTTCTATTTGCTAGAATTGATAGAAAAAGAAAATTACATGCAACTGTAGTCTTAAAAGCTATGGGATATACAACGACAGACCTCTTAGAAATGTTCTATGAGATGGAAACGTTACATATCAATAAAGACACTACTTTCTCAAGAGAGTTAGACTTTTCTCTAATGATTGGAACAAGAGCGTATAACGACATCCTTGATCCAAAAACTGGAAAAGCACTTGTTAAGAAAGGTAAGAAATTTACAAAAGCTTCTGTTAAAAAACTTAACGAAGTTGGTGTAACTCAAATTTCTGCTGAACTTGAAGAAGTGATTGGTAAAGTTGCTGCTGAAGATATTTTTGACGAAAACACAGGTGAAGTTCTATGTCTTGCTAATGAAGCTATTTCAGAAGTTAAGATTCAAGAATTTATTACTGCTGGGATCACGTCAGTAAAAGTTATCTATATTGATATGATTAACTTTGGTGACCAAGTTAGAAATACTCTTCTTTTAGATAAAACAGATTCAAGAGAAACTGCACTTACTAAAATCTTTGAAAGATTACGTCCAGGTGAGCCACCGACAGTAGAAGCTGCAGAGCTACTATTTAACAACTTATTCTTTAATGACGAAAAATACGATCTATCAAAAGTTGGTCGTATGAAAATTAATTATAAGTTTGGATTAAGTGTTCCTGTTGAAAATACAGTTCTTACTAAAGACGATATTATCATGACTGCTAAGTACCTTGTTGAACTTAACAACGGAAAAGGTAAAGTTGATGATATTGATCACCTTGGTAACAGAAGAGTACGTGCGGTAGGTGAACTACTTGAGAACCAATTTAGAGTTGGTCTTGTACGTATGGAAAGAGCTGTTAAAGAAAGAATGGCAATTCAAGAAATTGAAACAATGATGCCATACGATCTTGTTAACCAAAAACCAGTTTCAGCATCAGTAAAAGAATTCTTTGGTTCTTCTCAGCTGTCTCAGTTTATGGATCAAACAAATCCACTTTCTGAAGTAACACATAAAAGACGTCTTTCAGCTCTTGGGCCAGGTGGTCTAACGAGAGAAAGAGCTGGTTTCGAAGTTCGTGACGTTCACTCTACTCACTACGGTAGAATGTGTCCGGTTGAGACTCCAGAAGGACCAAACATTGGTCTAATTACTTCACTTGCAACGTATGCAAGAGTTTCTGAGTACGGTTTCATTGAAACTCCATACCAGACGGTAAATGAAGATCTATCTCTAGGTGCAGCTAAGTACTTCACAGCTTTTGAAGAAGAAGGAAAAGTAATTGCACAGATTGATAACAATCATATTGTTGATGGAAAAGTAGACGGAGAACATGTTCCTTCTCGTGCGGCGGGTGAATTTACACTTGTTCCTAACGATCAAGTAGAGCTGATGGACGTTTCGCCTCAACAGATGATTTCGATCGCAACATCTCTAATTCCTTTCCTTGAGCACGATGATGCCAACCGTGCACTAATGGGATCGAATATGATGAGACAGGCCGTGCCTGTTGTTAGAACTGATGCTCCAATCGTAGGAACAGGTATTGAAAGTACTGTTGCTAGAGATTCGGGTGCAATTCTTTTTGCGAAACATTCTGGTAGAGTTATCTTTGTTGATTCAAACAGAATTGTTATTCAGAGAAATAAATTTGATGAAGGTCAATCTGGTGTTGATATTTACAAACTTGTTAAATATCAAAGAACTAACCAGAATACTTGTAATAACCAAAAGGCGCTAGTTAAAGAAGGTGATGTTGTTTCTAAGGGAATGGTAATCGCTGACGGACCTGGTACTCACTTAGGTGACTTAGCTCTTGGGCAAAACGTACTTGTAGCGTTCATGCCATGGGGTGGTTACAACTATGAAGATTCGATCCTAATCAATGAAAGATTACTTGCAAGAGATGTTTTCACTTCTGTTCATATCGAAAGTTATGAAGTTGAAGCTAGAGACACTAAACTTGGTAAAGAAGAGATCACTCGTGATATTCCAAACGTTTCAGAAGAGGCCCTTAAGGATCTTGATGAAGCAGGTATTATTAGAGTTGGTGCGATCATTAAACCAGGTGATATTCTTGTTGGTAAGATTACTCCAAAAGGTGAGACTCAACTTTCACCAGAAGAGAAACTTCTTAAAGCAATCTTTGGTGATAAGGCCGGAGATGTTAAGGATACTTCTTTAAGAGCACCATCGTCAGTACGTGGTACTGTTATTGATGCAAAAGTTTACACTAGAGAAGGTGTTGAGCTTTGTGCAAGATCTAAAGAAATCATTGAGCAAGAAACAACTTTAATCAGAAGAGATGAGAGAATTGAAATTAAAGCAATTCAAACTTCTTCTATCTTAAAGATTGCAGAAATGCTTAAGGGTACAAAAACAACTGATAGACTTGTATCAGAAGACGGTTCAACAGAGCTTCTTCCAAAAGGTGCAGAGCTAACAGGTGAAGTTCTTGCTTCGGTTCCATTTGAGCTTATTGGTTACTTACCACTTGAGCCGGCACTTGAAGAAAGACTAAGTGAGTACTTTGCAGACGTTAGAAATAGAGTCAACAGAGTTCGTCAAAAAGCCAACGATGAAATAGCTAAGCACCATAGAGGGGATGAATTACCTCCAGGTGTAATCAAGAAAGTTACTATTTATGTAGCGATCAAGAGAAAGCTTCAACCTGGTGATAAGATGGCTGGTCGTCACGGTAACAAAGGTGTTATCTCGAACGTTCTTCCACAAGAAGATATGCCATTCCTTGCTGACGGTACTCCAGTAGAAATCGTTCTGAATCCTCTAGGGGTTCCATCTCGTATGAACATTGGTCAGCTTCTTGAGCTTCACCTTGGTTGGGCCGGACGTGGTCTTGGTGAGAAGATGAAAGCTCTGATTGAAGATCAGGTTGCGATGGCAGAAATTAAAGATTACATCTACAAGATCTATGAAACTGAAGATGTTAAGAATTGGCTTAAAAAAGCTACTGATAAAGAAGTAAGAGCAGTTGCTGATCAATTGGCAACAGGTGTTCGTTTCTCAACTTCAGCATTTGATGGTGCTAAAGAAGAGAAAATTAGAGACATGCTTGCTCTTGGTGATTTAGAGAGAAATGGTAAGACTACATTATTCGACGGAATGACAGGAGACGCGTTCGCGGAAGATGTTACTGTTGGAGCGATGTATATGCTTAAACTACACCACCTTGTTGATGAAAAACTTCACGCAAGATCTACAGGTCCTTACTCACTTGTTACTCAGCAGCCACTTGGTGGTAAGGCTCAGTTCGGTGGACAGAGACTTGGGGAAATGGAAGTTTGGGCACTTGAAGCATACGGTGCAGCTTACACTCTTCAGGAGTTCTTAACTGTTAAGTCAGATGATGTTATTGGTCGTACTAGAATGTATGAATCAATTGTAAAAGGTGAACAAGTTCTTGAGCCAGGTCTTCCTGAATCATTTAACGTTCTTATTCGCGAGTTACAGGCACTTTGTCTTGATGTGAAGTTAGACGAGAGTACTGAAGAAGAATTTTTTAATTAA